Genomic window (Primulina eburnea isolate SZY01 chromosome 8, ASM2296580v1, whole genome shotgun sequence):
TACATGAATAATATAAATTGGAACGTGAATAAAAttggtatatataatataacaggGACATCAGATTACAAATCAAATACAATTAAGTACACAGAAATCAAGATTAAAGGCTTAATCACGGAGATTATCAGTGTAAAAAATGGGTTAATCGGTTAATCCTCACCGTGAATTtactaacttttttttttcttttctcaaaGTATAATCCACACCGCTAATTGTGGCATTATTAACAAAGGACACAAATATTTTTgtgggaaaaaaaaaactatacaaCATATGTGGGGATGACCACAGATCAATCACCGCCGCCCTCCCTGTTTCAGTCACCGACGGTTATTAGCCGTCAGCAGGCGTAGAAATCGACGAGCTCGTCCAGCGACTCCGGCGGAGGATCGGCGTTTTCCAGCATCCAAAGCAGGTGTTCGAACAGCACCACCTCACAGCCGACGGTGATCGACTTCTCGTCGCCTCCGACGGGGATCCGCTGGACCAGCTCGCGGAAGAGAGGGTTTTCCATGACGTCGGAGGTAATCATGTATCGCCGCCGCGATTTCCCGACGTAGACCGGGTGGAGATCCTTGGAGGTGGGGTCGAAAGAGTTATCGGACGAATTGTTTGCGGCGGCGATGGAGCTGGTGTCGGGGCGGCCGAGCTTGAAGGATTGCATTTTCTTGAGCACGGACTTGATCTTGGTCAGCTTTCCTGCTCCCTTCGCCATTGTTGCAGTGACGTTGAAAGAGAAATAATTGCTTAAATGTGTGGAGAAATTGCGTGAGAAGGTTTGGTTTTATATAAAGAGGAGTGACTAGGAAGTCTCAAACACATGGGATTAAAGTTGAAATTTtccaaattattattttcatttaatttatttggaAAATCGTTAATTCGTTTTATTCATTTAATGTGTTCGACAACATGTCAATATTTCGATAAAATTAGACGAAAAACCAACAAAAAGCGAAGCTACAAAACTAAAACCATAATTTGAcaagttaaataaataaaacagaaaaataaataacttaaaaaaactaaattggttattttatttgatttatttatcgCTGTCAAAACAATCTTGGAACCAAAGGGCAATGTGTGGATGTTGTATTCTTCTCAAAGGTGTTTTGTACGGACTATATTTCAAAAATTGAATAGAAAAATATCAGTCTAACTTGGATTGGTGGATTTTTTAAAGTTGTTTTACACTTTGAAAATACAATATGATATTATTTTCTGGAGAATGTCtattatgagacgatctcacaaatttttatctgtgagacgagtcaactctactgatactcttaacataaaaagtaattttttcatggatgatccaaataatagatttgtctcacaaaatacaatctgttagactatttcacacaagttttatgtatttaatttaaaattaatatcatATGCacgaataaaaaatatatttgagaaAATCTTTAAAAGGAATACATGTATTATTTGGCTTTCataaatacaaaaatatttaCCAAAGGGTTTTGTGTGAAGTGGTTGGAGCAGAAGGCCCAAACAATTTGCGGCTGTGGTAGATTTTGCCATCTGTCTTCTTACTCGTCCTCCATCAATATTTGTCTGCAGTATGTTGATTGATGTCCCAATTGATTCCAATTTAGATATAAAGTGAATCGGTTTCACGGATCtatatttatgatataaatttatttgatttatatttgtaataaaaattattattttaaatatttaaataatatttttcatgaatataaTCTGATAAAagattcatctcacaaaattgatcgtGAGACTATCTTGTATGAACTTTTTCATATAGCTAATATTGTTGtaacaaaaaaattgaattaatattattaatttatttcataACTTTAAATTTAACGGAATATGATAGAGACATATATCCAATTCCGTGTGTATATAattttcctcaaattaaaaattatttaaaaaacaaataagGTTTGCTGAAAGAGACGGACATGTGCGAGGAGTTTACAAATTACGAAACACTTTCAacgaatattatatattttttatcttCGATCTTCCAATAATATTTTACAATAAATGGGAAAGTatcttaattaaatattattatagttTTTGTCTAGATTTAACAAACAGACTCTAACtaccatttttttttcaaaatcctGGGAGTAGCAAGTAGCAAATCGGTTACATGGTAtcaaataatccataaaaaaaatttatgagattgtctcacgagtcaattttatgagacatatatcttattacAGTCAATCACGAAAAAATATTCCTTTTGTGTCAAAAATACTAcctattattgtaaatatgagtaattattgtaaatatgagtaaGTTAATTCATCTCACACATAAAGATTCGTCAAATtcttaatataaataattagtCCTCCACATATTATGACGGTTAGTTCTCAATTATCATTGAATAGTAATaggtaaaaacttatgtgagatggtcttacgggtcatattttatgagactgatattttatttgggttatccatgaaaaagtattactttttattgtgaatatcactatggttgacctgtctcatagataaagattcgtaaaatcgtctcacaagagacttattcAGAATAACATGAGAAAGAATCTTCCA
Coding sequences:
- the LOC140837966 gene encoding auxin-responsive protein SAUR76-like produces the protein MAKGAGKLTKIKSVLKKMQSFKLGRPDTSSIAAANNSSDNSFDPTSKDLHPVYVGKSRRRYMITSDVMENPLFRELVQRIPVGGDEKSITVGCEVVLFEHLLWMLENADPPPESLDELVDFYAC